The proteins below are encoded in one region of Hordeum vulgare subsp. vulgare chromosome 3H, MorexV3_pseudomolecules_assembly, whole genome shotgun sequence:
- the LOC123445582 gene encoding probable gamma-secretase subunit PEN-2, protein MEARVAAGVTGDEESGLLPRARPPAAAAAGRRPSSSSASAPRRAPPPAVWATVDGPLGMPLEDAEGHARRFFLWGFACLPFLWAINCCYFWPVLRSPAASSPPAFAPIRPYVVRSAVGFTIFAAVLLTWATTFIVGGEQLFGPVWKDLVMYNVADKLGLTGFMG, encoded by the exons ATGGAGGCGAGGGTTGCAGCAGGGGTGACCGGAGACGAGGAGTccggcctcctcccccgcgcccgCCCGCCGGCGGCTGCAGCCGCCGGACGGCGtccgtcctcctcctccgcgtCGGCCCCGCGCCGCGCGCCCCCGCCGGCGGTCTGGGCGACGGTGGACGGGCCCCTGGGGATGCCGCTGGAGGACGCGGAGGGCCACGCTCGGCGCTTCTTCCTGTGGGGCTTCGCCTGCCTCCCCTTCCTCTGGGCCATCAACTGCTGCTACTTCTGGCCCGTCCTCCGCTcccccgccgcctcctcgcccccCGCCTTCGCCCCCATCCGCCCCT ATGTCGTGCGATCCGCGGTCGGCTTCACCATCTTCGCGGCGGTTCTCCTCACCTGGGCCACGACTTTCATCGTCGGAGGCGAGCAACTGTTCGGCCCGGTGTGGAAGGATCTCGTGATGTACAATGTGGCCGATAAGCTCGGTCTCACCGGATTCATGGGGTAG
- the LOC123441035 gene encoding protein BOBBER 1-like yields the protein MAIISEDIMQEDEASTQQHQHQQAAAATLKDNSSTEVEKKEGNKGRQPNSGNGLDLDNYSWTQQLPEVNISVPVPEGTKGRSVVCEIKKDHLKVGLKGQPPIIDGELHEPVKVEDCFWSIEDGRSLSVLLTKRNRSEWWKSVIKGEPEIDTQRAEPESSKLSDLDPETRQTVEKMMFDQRQKQMGLPTSEEMQNQDMLKKLYPDMDFSGMKMPS from the coding sequence ATGGCGATCATCTCCGAGGACATCATGCAGGAGGACGAGGCGTCGACgcagcagcaccagcaccagcaggcGGCGGCGGCCACGCTGAAGGATAACAGCAGcacggaggtggagaagaaggagggcaacAAGGGGAGGCAGCCAAACTCCGGCAACGGTCTCGACCTGGACAACTACTCGTGGACGCAGCAGCTGCCGGAGGTGAACATCTCCGTCCCCGTCCCTGAAGGAACGAAGGGAAGGTCCGTGGTCTGCGAGATCAAGAAGGACCACCTCAAGGTCGGGCTCAAGGGCCAGCCCCCCATCATCGACGGCGAGCTCCACGAACCTGTCAAGGTGGAGGACTGCTTCTGGAGCATCGAGGATGGTAGGTCGCTGTCCGTACTGCTCACCAAGCGTAATCGGAGCGAGTGGTGGAAGTCCGTGATCAAGGGCGAGCCGGAGATCGACACCCAGCGTGCCGAACCGGAGAGCAGCAAGCTCTCGGACCTGGACCCCGAGACGAGGCAGACCGTGGAGAAGATGATGTTCGATCAGAGGCAGAAGCAGATGGGCCTGCCTACGAGCGAGGAGATGCAGAACCAGGACATGCTCAAGAAGCTGTACCCGGACATGGACTTCTCCGGGATGAAGATGCCTTCTTAA